From the genome of Helicobacter pylori:
AGGGATTATTTTAAAGTGCTTAAAGAAAAGCTCTTATGGGGGGAAAGCCCTAGCAAAAAAAGATAAAAAGGGTAAAACATGCGAGATTTCAATAACGCTCAAATCACACGCTTAAAAGTGCGTCAAAACGCTGTTTTTGAAAAGCTGGATTTGGAGTTTAAAGACGGCTTGAGCGCGATTAGTGGGGCTAGTGGGGTGGGAAAAAGCGTTCTTATTGCGAGCCTTTTAGGGGCGTTTGGGCTTAAAGAGAGCAACGCTTCAAACATTGAAGTGGAGTTGATTGCACCTTTTTTAGACACTGAAGAATACGGCATTTTTAGAGAAGATGAACATGAACCCTTAGTCATCAGCGTGATTAAAAAAGAAAAAACGCGCTATTTTTTAAACCAAACAAGCCTGTCTAAAAACACGCTCAAAGCGTTGTTAAAAGGTTTGATCAAACGCCTATCTAACGACAGATTCAGCCAGAATGAACTCAATGATACTTTAATGCTCTCTTTACTAGATGGCTATATCCAAAACGAAAACAAGGCGTTTAGCCCCCTTTTAGGCGCGCTTGAAGAAAAATTCACCCGCTTAGAGAATCTGGAAAAAGAAAGGCGATTATTAGAGGATAAAAAGCGTTTCCAAAAGGATTTAGAAGAGCGTTTGAATTTTGAAAAAATGAAATTAGAGGGATTGGATTTAAAAGAAGATGAATACGAACGCCTTTTAGAGCAAAAAAAATTGCTTTCCAGTAAGGAAAAATTGAACGATAAAATCGCTCTGGCGTTAGATGTGCTAGAAAATACCCACAAAATCACGCATGCTTTAGAGAGCGTGGGCCATAGCGCTGAATTTTTAAAAAGCGCTTTATTAGAAGCGAGCGCTCTATTGGAAAAAGAGCAGGCTAAATTAGAAGAGTGCGAGCGTTTGGATATTGAAAAAGTGCTAGAAAGGCTTGGCGTGCTAAGTGGGATCATTAAGGATTACGGGAGTATTACGCATGCTAAAGAACGATTAGGGCATGTTAAAAACGAATTGCATAATTTAAAAGAAATTGATAGCCATTGCGAAACTTACTACAAAGAAATAGAGCAACTAAAAACCGAATGCTTGAAATTGTGCGAAGAAATAAGCGGCTTTAGAAAAGAGTATTTAGCCGGTTTTAACGCTCTTTTAAGCGCTAAAGCGAAAGATTTGCTCCTAAAAAGCCCTAGTTTGGTTTTAGAAGAAGCCCCCATGAGCGAAAAAGGTGCTCAAAAACTCGTTTTGAATTTACAAAATTCCCAATTAGAAACCTTAAGCTCTGGAGAATACAGCCGTTTGAGGTTGGCGTTCATGCTTTTAGAAATGGAGTTTTTAAAGGATTTTAAAGGCGTGTTGGTGTTAGATGAAATGGATTCCAACCTGAGCGGTGAAGAGAGTTTGGCGGTTTCTAAAGCCCTTGAAACCTTGAGCAGCCATTCCCAAATCTTTGCCATTTCGCACCAAGTCCATATCCCAGCGCTCGCTAAAAACCATATTTTAGTCTTCAAAGAAAACCACAAAAGTCTCGCCAAAACCCTTAATAACGAAGAAAGGGTTTTAGAAATCGCACGCATGATAGGGGGGAGCGAGAATATAGAGAGCGCGATTTCTTTTGCTAAGGAAAAATTAAAGGCGCAAGAATGAAATTTTTTCTTTTAAAGAAATTCAGCGAATTTTTAAACGCTCAAACGCATTTTAATCTCAAACGCTTGAGTGCATCTAGTTTTTTATTGGAAACTTTTTCTAAAGAAAAACACGCCTTTGTTTTAGATTTGAACGCGCCTTATATCGGTTTGTCAAAAAAACCCCCAGAGAGCGTTTTAAAAAACACCCTAGCGTTAGATTTTTGTTTAAATAAATTCACTAAAAATGCCAAAATCTTACAAGCAAACATCATTGATGACGATCGGATTTTAGAAATCACAGGCGCTAAAGATTTGGCTTATAAGAGTGAAAATTTTATTTTGCGTTTAGAAATGATCCCTAAAAAAGCCAATCTCATGATTTTAGATAAAGAAAAATGCGTGATAGAGGCCTTTCGTTTTAATGACAGAGTCGCTAAAAACGATATTTTAGGGGCATTGCCTCCTAATGCATACGAGCATCAAGAAGAGGATTTGGATTTTAAGGGATTGTTAGAGATTTTGGAAAAAGATTTTTTATCCTATCAACATAAAGAATTAGAACACAAAAAAAATCACATCATCAAGCGATTGAATATGCAAAAAGAACGCTTGAAAGAAAAATTAGAAAAACTAGAAGATCCTAAAAATTTACAATTGGAAGCGAAAGAATTGCAAACTCAAGCTTCGCTATTGCTCACTTACCAGCATTTAATCAATAAGCATGAAAGTCGCGTGGTTTTAAAGGATTTTGAAGATAAAGAATGCGCGATTGAAATTGATAAGAGCATGCCCTTAAACGCTTTTATCAATAAAAAATTCACTCTCAGCAAAAAAAAGAAACAAAAATCGCAATTCTTATATTTAGAAGAAGAGAATCTAAAAGAAAAAATCGCCTTTAAAGAAAATCAAATTAATTATGTTAAAGGAGCAAAAGAAGAAAGCGTTTTAGAAATGTTTATGCCGGTAAAAAATTCTAAAACCAAACGCCCGATGAATGGGTATGAAGTGCTGTATTATAAGGATTTTAAAATCGGTTTAGGGAAAAACCAAAAAGAGAATGTCAAACTCTTACAAGACGCAAGAGCGAATGATTTATGGATGCATGCAAGAGATATTCCTGGATCGCATCTGATCGTTTTTTGCCAAAAGAATACGCCTAGAAATGAGGTTATTATGGAATTAGCCAAAATGTTGATTAAAATGCAAAAAGATGTGTTTAATAGTTACGAAATTGACTACACGCAACGAAAATTTGTCAAAATCATCAAAGGAGCTAATGTCATTTACTCAAAATACCGAACTATTAGTCTAAAGGACACTTAAACATTCTAAGGAGGTTAGCATGGGTGTTTCAGCTTTAGGCAATGTAACTTATATCAACCAAAACGCTCCTTTAAATTCTGCTATCCAACAGGGTGCAAGAAGTGATATGCTGGATTTAGCGCAAAGCTTTCAAAATAAGCTTGAATTAGCCCAAGAAACAAGAGCGTTAGAAAACATGCAAGCTATTAGCGATAAAGACCCTAAAGAAGGCTCTAAAAACCGCTATCAAAACAGCCAAAGGGCTAAGGCGTTTGGCTTGGAAGAAGAAGAAATTGAATTGTGGCATGAAGAGCATTTGTTGGATATTGTGGGGTAGGATTAAACTAAAGGGTTAAGATATTTTGAAATGGATTTTTTAATTTGATTTAAGTAAAACTTGATGTAGGTTTTACTTAATTATTATATTATATTTATACTTTCTTTCTGCTATTAAAATAATTTAAACAATAAACATAAAAATATTTTTTATGTTGACTTACTATTATATTTATGATATTGTAGAACCTATGTCAATGGAAGCTATAACTTTAAAAGCATATAGAAAAGGCTTTTTAAAAGGACACGCAAATGAGCGAACCATTAGAAACATTAGACAAAGACAAACAAGCGATGATTGAAGCTATTAAAAAAGACATTGAAAAAGACAAAGAAAATCTCGCACGCGTAGAAGCGGATAAAAAAGTCAAAGCCGATGAGAGTGAAAAAGGCTACGAAAAAGACGATGACAAAAAAGCGCAAAAGCTTGACAAAGAAATCGCTAAGGACAAAGCAAGCCCTAATGACGATAAGCTTTATGAAGCGGACGACAGAGTTAAGCGAGACAAAGAGAGAGACGATGCCCTCCGTGATGAAGAAAAAGCTAAAAACGACGCATGCATGGTTAGAGCCGATGATGATACCATAGAAGACGACGAGGAATATGGCGATGATGATAAATTAAGAGACGAAATACTCGGTGTTATGGAAGAGCTATGCGACACGCTAAATGATAGCCTTAACTTCAAAAAAGTCGTGTGCATGGGCATTAAGGTTTCAATTGCGTTCAAATTTCTAATTTTTTGCTCTCAATCTTTTAGAAAAAATTCAGATTCTAAGGATCTATCTTTTCGTTAGGATTATTGGAGCGATTGGTTTTATCGCATTTAAATGAAAAATTTTTGCCGTCAAACGCTCTAAGGACAAGACCTGATTGTTTGCACAATTCCAATGCTTTGTTAAGCTTTTGATTTCTTATCTCTTCCAATTGTTCAGAGTTATTTGCAATATCAGTATCAAGATAGGCTTCATAGGTTCCTTTTGTCATTATAATCATTCCAAATGTTAAAATCCTATAGCCTTTATTTTGATGATAGGCTTTAAGCATAACAAAGATCACTAAAGCATAAACACCCAGAAGCGCCAATAACCAAAGAGTTATTTTGCTAGCTATGATTAATGCTTTTTTCACTTCAATACCTAAACATAGGATTATCAAAATAATCAAACATTTTAATATTGTTTTGTGGTTGTGTATTTTGATGATTGGAGTTAAGAATGTTGTTTGTAGGGTTTTCTAAGGGCTTTTTTGTAGCCGGCTCATCGCATTCAAACGAAAAATTGGTGTTATCAAATTTTTTAAGAACACGATTTTGTTGTTTGCAAAATTCTAAAAACTTTTGAAAATTCTCTTGAGATTTTTTTTCTTGCTCTTCTTTTTGCCTACGCTGTTCTTTAAGATTTTTTTCTCTTAAAAGTTCTGCATGCCACCTTGAGATTTCAGCGTCTCTTTTAACTTCTGCTTCTTTTAATCCAATATTGCTAAGTTTTTTAAACTTAATACAATTTTCAAGAGATTTGAATAAAGAAAGACATAAAGAATCTTCAATTTCTAATTCATCTAGTTGCTTGCCAATTTTATACTGAAACCAAATATTATTCATGTGTAATTCCTTGTGAAAAATTATTATTCTACCAAAAAATAGAATAAGACAAAAATTCTAGCTATTTTTTTTGAACTTTTAAGGGTTAGGTTTTTAACAAGCTTATAAACCCACTTATTTACACCATAAACCGCAAAAGTGGTATTGTTAGAAAACCGCCTTAAAAAGCTACAGAAAGAAGTAGCCAAGCCAAGCTAAAAAATAAGCAAAAAAAAATCCCCTATTAGATAGGGGAGTTTTATCTTAAAAAACAAACTATACCGAACTATACCATAATTTGTTTATTTTGTTATAATCCAGCTATGAGCATGGATAATAAAAACACCGATGAAGTCAATATCATACAAGAATACAAAAAGATATACGATGAGTGCGATATTGAGAAAAAAATCAAAGTGTTAGGCAATATCCAAAAGTATCAAATGGATATGCTAAAATTTTATCCCTAATCAAACCCAATTAAACAGCTTTCGTTTAACTGGTTGCTTTTATGATATTTAACAGACCCTTTGTCCTCTCAAAAAGAGAAAATGGCGCTAGAGTCTCTTGGTGTCTGGCTCTTGGGGGTCTTTTGATCAAGGTGTTAGCGCATTTGGAAAAATCAATCAAATCCATCGTCGTTTTGATGTAACTGGGCAAGTTTAATAAGCATATTTCAAAGAGCTTATAGCTCGCTAAAGCGTCCGCATAGGCTCTATGGCTGACTTCTATGCCAAACCCTAAAAGCTCTTTTAAAAAGCTCAAAGAATAACGCATGGATAAAATGGCTCGTTTGGATAAATCCAAAGTGCAAAGCTTTAAGTTCAATAAGGGGCAATGCAATTTTTCTACAAAATAACGCCCTAAAAAGTTGTAATCAAAATTAGCGTTATGGGCTACAAACACGCTATTGCCTAAAAAAAGCCGCAATTCTTGCAAGGCTTCATGCGCACTTGGGGCGTTTAGGGTGTCTTCATAAGTGATGCCTGTAAGCTCAGCGATATAATCAGGAACGCTTTTGACTTTCACAAGGGTTTCAAAACGATTGATGATTTCCCCCCCCTTTACTTGCACGGCTCCGATTTCTAAAATCTCATGTTTTAGGGGGCAAGGGCCGGTGGTTTCTAAATCAATAAAGGAAAAAACCTCATCTTTAAGGGGGGTTTTAAGGTTTTTGAGCGTGATTAAATTTTCGCTCGTTTCTACGAAGTTAAGCCCGCATGCTTTTAAATATTCCAAATTGATTTCATCATAAATAAGGCGAGAGAGCGATTTTTCTAGCATGCCTAAGCTTAAATCCTGGTGCTTTAAGCGAGTGATTAGGGCTTGAATATCTTTATGCAAGAGGCTGTCTGACATTCTGTAAGCCTTCAATAGCCAGCTTACGATCTTTAGATTTAAAAATATAACTCCCTGAAACCACCACATCCACGCCCGCTTGTTGGAGTTCAAAGATATTTTTATCATTCACGCCCCCATCCACTTCTAAAAGACAGCTAGGGTTGTAGCGCTTGATCAATTCTTTAACTTTTAAGCATTTTTCTAACACCAAATCTAAAAACTTCTGCCCGCCAAAGCCCGGATTCACGCTCATTAAAAGCACTAGCCCCACGCTTTCTAGCAAATATTTAAGGCTTTCTTCATGCG
Proteins encoded in this window:
- a CDS encoding DNA repair protein RecN; this encodes MRDFNNAQITRLKVRQNAVFEKLDLEFKDGLSAISGASGVGKSVLIASLLGAFGLKESNASNIEVELIAPFLDTEEYGIFREDEHEPLVISVIKKEKTRYFLNQTSLSKNTLKALLKGLIKRLSNDRFSQNELNDTLMLSLLDGYIQNENKAFSPLLGALEEKFTRLENLEKERRLLEDKKRFQKDLEERLNFEKMKLEGLDLKEDEYERLLEQKKLLSSKEKLNDKIALALDVLENTHKITHALESVGHSAEFLKSALLEASALLEKEQAKLEECERLDIEKVLERLGVLSGIIKDYGSITHAKERLGHVKNELHNLKEIDSHCETYYKEIEQLKTECLKLCEEISGFRKEYLAGFNALLSAKAKDLLLKSPSLVLEEAPMSEKGAQKLVLNLQNSQLETLSSGEYSRLRLAFMLLEMEFLKDFKGVLVLDEMDSNLSGEESLAVSKALETLSSHSQIFAISHQVHIPALAKNHILVFKENHKSLAKTLNNEERVLEIARMIGGSENIESAISFAKEKLKAQE
- a CDS encoding NFACT family protein, with the protein product MKFFLLKKFSEFLNAQTHFNLKRLSASSFLLETFSKEKHAFVLDLNAPYIGLSKKPPESVLKNTLALDFCLNKFTKNAKILQANIIDDDRILEITGAKDLAYKSENFILRLEMIPKKANLMILDKEKCVIEAFRFNDRVAKNDILGALPPNAYEHQEEDLDFKGLLEILEKDFLSYQHKELEHKKNHIIKRLNMQKERLKEKLEKLEDPKNLQLEAKELQTQASLLLTYQHLINKHESRVVLKDFEDKECAIEIDKSMPLNAFINKKFTLSKKKKQKSQFLYLEEENLKEKIAFKENQINYVKGAKEESVLEMFMPVKNSKTKRPMNGYEVLYYKDFKIGLGKNQKENVKLLQDARANDLWMHARDIPGSHLIVFCQKNTPRNEVIMELAKMLIKMQKDVFNSYEIDYTQRKFVKIIKGANVIYSKYRTISLKDT
- a CDS encoding prohead core protein, whose protein sequence is MSEPLETLDKDKQAMIEAIKKDIEKDKENLARVEADKKVKADESEKGYEKDDDKKAQKLDKEIAKDKASPNDDKLYEADDRVKRDKERDDALRDEEKAKNDACMVRADDDTIEDDEEYGDDDKLRDEILGVMEELCDTLNDSLNFKKVVCMGIKVSIAFKFLIFCSQSFRKNSDSKDLSFR
- a CDS encoding 3'-5' exonuclease; translation: MSDSLLHKDIQALITRLKHQDLSLGMLEKSLSRLIYDEINLEYLKACGLNFVETSENLITLKNLKTPLKDEVFSFIDLETTGPCPLKHEILEIGAVQVKGGEIINRFETLVKVKSVPDYIAELTGITYEDTLNAPSAHEALQELRLFLGNSVFVAHNANFDYNFLGRYFVEKLHCPLLNLKLCTLDLSKRAILSMRYSLSFLKELLGFGIEVSHRAYADALASYKLFEICLLNLPSYIKTTMDLIDFSKCANTLIKRPPRARHQETLAPFSLFERTKGLLNIIKATS